GTTTGCTTCTAAATACTCGGCAACTGTATCAGACGTATCATCTAACGAAAAACCAATGGTTATCGTTAAGAGGAATGCTATCAGTTTTGTCGACCAGTTTGCCGTCATTTTGTCCACTCATTCATTTTGATCTAGATACTCAATTCTAAAATATTTCTAATATTCCAAATGGATCGAATACATTGATCAGATTGATTAGAATATAAGAAATGTGACGTAGGATGTTTCAAAAAAATGACTGCCCAGAGTCAGGATATCCCCGGAACAGTCACAAGAGTCTTTGGCAAATGAGAAACAAATCATAGGAAATGTTAAGAATATAAAAACATCCTGTGTCCCTTACGGGACACAGGTTTAAGCGGTAGAGAGGAGTTAAACGGGTGGAGGTAAACTCAGGTAACGAGAGGCAAGAAGCCCAGAAATAAAAGAAACATGGTGATTTTTGTTATGTGTTAGGAGAGAAGTCCTAAAGGAAGACTGCCCCTTTCCGCTCCATGTAAGTACATCTTCTAAATCTTTTGTACCTGAAGTTTCTTCAGAAGAAGATCTGCTAATCGAAATGGAAAGTGAACTTGAGAGTTGGCTTTTTCCACCCACTCGGCTGGACTTAGATCCACGAGTGCGAACGAGTACATTTTCTTCTGAAAGAAAAGCGCTGCCCAGGGTGAAGGTGAGTAGGGAAATCCCAAATATTTTTACCACTTTCCTGAACATAATTACACTTTAGACGGTACCTGATTAAAATCTAGCATTTTTTTAGATAGGTGCCTATAAAATAGGCAGATCGACCAGATTTATCGACAGACCTGCCTTTGTTCAGATTTACAGCACTTTTCCTGGGTTTAGAATTCCTTTGGGGTCAAATGCCAATTTGATGGCCCGCATGGTCTCAATTTCCGACTCGGACCTGGAAAAATTCAAATAATCCTTTTTTAAGAGACCAATCCCGTGTTCTGCCGAAATCGAACCTTTGAATTTTTGGATGAGGGTGAACATTTCGGGATCCACTTGTTTGCATTTGGTAAAAAATTCAGCATCGGATAGATCCTTTGGTTTAACAATATTTAGGTGAAGGTTCCCGTCACCAATATGTCCGAAAAGTGCAATATGAAATCCTTGGTACTTTGATGTGAGTAAATCTGTCATCTCATCTAAAAAAGCTTCCATATTCCGTAGTGGAAGAGAGATATCATTTTTGTGAACCGTATAAGCAAGGGATAAGGATTCAGAAATCCCTTCTCTGTACTTCCAGAAGGTTTCATTTTGGCGTGAATTCTGGGCTATGGACCCATCAGTAATTAATTCTTTTTCCGTAATCGATTCCAATATGGAGTAGAGTTTTTCTTCATCTGACTCACCACTTACCTCAAACTCCATAAGCACATAATACTTGCTTGGTGTTTGGAATGGATCAGGAACTCCCAAATGTTCTTTCACCTTTTCCAAACAATAGTCTGTTAAAAACTCAAAAGCAAGGAGAGGTAAATCGAAGTTATGTGTTTCTCGAAAGATTTCTAAAATGTTTTTGTATTCGGGAACAGCAAGGAAAATGACACGAATGTCTTTTGGAGGTTTTGTAAGTTTGACAACAGTCTCTGTGATGATTCCGAGTGTTCCCTCTGAACCAATAAACAAGTGTTTGAGGTCATAACCTGTATTGTTTTTTAAAATTTCGCCATTGAACCGGTAAACTTCTCCCTTTCCATTCACAACGGTAAGACCAAGAACCCAGTCCCGAATCAGACCATAATGAACCACACGAACACCTCCCGCATTGGTAGCGATGTTTCCACCAATATGGCTGGATCCAGTAGAAGCAAAATCTACTGGAAAATAAAACCCACGTTCTTCCGCTTCTTTGTGAAGATTTTTTGTAATCATCCCAGCTTGTACGTGTAAGGTGCCAAGAAAGGGATCAAAATCAAACACCTTGTCCATCTTGGATAAGGAAACAACAATCTCTCCATTTTTTGCAACAGCACCACCGGCATATCCTGTTCGTCCCCCGGAAGGAACGACCGCAATCTCATTTTTGTAAGCGTAAGATACAATGGCTGCGACATCCTCTGTTGATTCTGGAAAAACAAGGACTTGGTAATTGGGTGGATACACTTTGGTTCTATCCGTTCCATAAGAATTGAATAAAGCCTCATCCATGGTTCCATCATTTTTTTGAATGACCTTTTTATCGCCAATGAGTTGGCCTAAGTCAGTTTTTGTTTTTGTAAAATCCATTTTCTATCCTTTAGATATCTACCATATCAATTTGTGAGTTAACCGCAGGATCATCATCCCCTGGTGTCAAACGTGTGTAAGATCCATCCGATTCCAGGACCCTTGCTTGTGTATTGTCACGTAGTAGGAGTTCTAAAATTTTCCCGATTCTTTTCCTGTGTTTGTCTTGTAAAATAGGGAACATAACTTCAATTCGGCGAAGGAAATTCCTTGGCATACAATCTGCAGAAGCCAAATAGACTTCTGGTTTTCCGCCGTTTTCAAAACTATAAATCCTAGAGTGTTCTAAATATCGTCCCACTATGGAGCGAACGCTGATACGATCAGAAACCCCTGGAATTCCGGGCCTTAGACAACAAATCCCACGTATAATCAGGTCAATTTTAACCCCAGCTTGTGAGGCTTCATAGAGTTTTAAAATCACATCGGGATCCACAAGCGAGTTCATTTTAAAAATCACTCGTGCTTGTTTACCGTTTTTTGCATTGTCCGTTTCTCTTTGAATGAGATGAAGAAACTCTTCTTTTAAAAAAGTGGGGGCAGCATAGATTTTAGAAAGCCTTGGCATTTTGCCAGAACTTGTGATGGTATTAAAAAGAATCGCAACATCTTCTGTAATCTCAGGGTTTGCTGTAAATAGACTTATGTCAGTGTAAAACCTGGCAGTGGTAGAGTTATAATTTCCTGTACCTAAGTGCACATAACGATTGAGTTTATCATCTTCTCTGCGTACAATGAGTAACATCTTACAATGGATTTTGAGACCAACCACACCATAAACTACGTGCACACCACTATCTTCTAGTTTTTTGGCCCAACGGATGTTTCTTTCTTCGTCAAACCTTGCTTTGAGTTCCACAAGAACGGTAACTTGTTTTCCATTCTCTGCAGCTTCTCCTAAAAATTGAATGATGGGTGAATCTCCCGAGGTTCTATACAAAGTCATTTTGATCGCAAGTACTTTAGGATCTTGGCTTGCAATCTTTAACATATCCTCAATGGATTTAAAACTTTCGTAAGGGTGATGGAGGAGGTGATCGTTTTTACGAATTTCAGAAAAAATTGATTCACTTTTTTTAGCAGCGAATCCAGATTTAGGAACGGGATAGGAATACTTTAAGTGACTTGTTTTTTCTAAACCTTGGAAAAACATCATATCGTTTAAACTAAGTAAGGTGGGGATTTCCATCACTTGGTATTCTTCCAACTCTAAAAGCCCACGTAATAGTTCTTTGATATGCCCCGCACCCGAATGGACATCCAATCGAACCGCATCTCCCCACATTCTATTTTTTAATTCGTTTTTCATTGTGGTGAGAAGATCACCGATGTTTTGTTCTTCGTTGATGGAGATATCCGCATCACGAACAATTTTAAAGGTATGAATTTGTTTTACATTCATTCCATAAAAAAGGTCACCTAAATGGAGTTTGATGATTTCTTCTAGTGGAAAGTATCTTCTGACATCGGTTTCTTTATTCGGTGGCAATTGTAAAAAACGAGGTAGAACACTTGGCACCTGAACGATGGCAAAAAGTTCTTTGGCTTTGTTTTTATCATCATCCGAATACAAAGTGATTCCGAGATTCAAAGTTCGATTCAGAATATGAGGGAACGGATGGGATGGATCAATCGCAAGAGGAGTGAGGATGGAAGAGACTTCTCGTTTGTAATAATTTTTTACAAATTGGATATCATCACCGGCAAGTTCACTTGGGTCTTGAACCACTACGATTTTGTTTTCTTTTAATTCAATGAGGATCTCATTTAAGGATTCATATTGTCCTTTGACAAATTCTCCCACTTTGGAATAAAGTTCGGCAACGGTTTCGGAAGTCCTTTTCCCATTCAGGCTTCGTTCTTCAATTCCTGCATTTTTTAGGTTGAGGAGTCCGGCCACGCGGACCATAAAAAACTCGTCCAAATTGGATTCTGTGATACAAAGGAATTTGAGGCGTTCGAGGAGTGGGTTTTCTTTATCAAAGGACTCTTCGAGGACACGGTGGTTGAAGTCGACCCAGGAAAGTTCGCGGTCGAAGAAGATATTTTGGTTCCCCAGTTCTATTTTTTCTTTAGGGCTAGCAGTCATAATTCTAGGATTTGGGAAGGAAAAAATTCTGTAAATTCCTAATCCTTTTGTAGAATTCGACGACATTAGATTCAGAGGAATTTGAAACGATATGCCAGCATACACCATGCCGGGTTTGATGACCGGGCAAAATACAAACGATATCGTTAAAAAACTGGTCGAACTCGAACGTAGACCCATCAGGCGATGGGAAACGGAAAACGAGTATGCCAAAGCACAAATGCAAATTTGGGGTGAGGTAAAAAACCTGACCACAAACCTCCAAACCAAAACCCGAGCCCTTGTTTCCTTTACCGCTCCTTTTGCAACCAAATCAGTCTCTTCTTCGGAAGAAGGGGTGATTACCGGAGAAGCCTCTCGTGCTGCTAAGTCTGGAAACCGAGCTCTAGAAATCACCGAAATGGCAAGCAAACATCAGTTATCTGGTGTTGCCATTGATACAGACATCCGTTTGCCAGAAGGTAGTTTTACGATCTATTCTGGAAAGTCCAAAGAAACGGTTACTTTCCCTGGTGGGGGACTACCTGAGCTCACTCAAGCCATCAAAAATATGGCCGGGGGACTTGCCGAAACTTCTCTCATTAAAATTGATAAAGACTCTTCTATTCTCACTGTCACATCCGTAAAGACCGGTAAAAAAAATGAACTCCAGTTTTCTGATCCTAATGGAATATTGAAACTGGCGGGTCTTGTTGGGGAAAACAAGGCAGGTCTTGAAAATACAAATCAATTATTATCTTTAGATTTACTCAACTCCAAGGTATGGGAACCGACAAAGTTTAAAAAATCGGAAACAGAAACGGAGAAGTTGCTCCAAACCGAAGAAGGAATTTCAATCAAAGCAGACACTGCGTTTGCAGTCCCAATTGCTGTGACGGAAATCAAAGAAAGAGCTTTTGTAGAAATTGAAATCGTTGGGGAAGCTCCTGCGGTGATGGAGCTCGGGATTGGTTTTGAAAAAGAGGGCAGTGTTCGTAACAAATTCCTCCCCATTTCCAAAACAGAATCCAAATATATTTTCCCTGCGGGTGATTATGCAGCGGACAAAAATCTAACAACAATTATTTTATCAAATGCTGCGACTACCCCTGTTCTTATCAAATCGGTCACTCTTGTCACACCCCCCGCTCCGGGAACTGCAGAACCAGTTAAGGTTTTACAAGAAGGGAAAGATCTTAAAATCAAAATTGATGGAGTGGAAATCACTCGTGAAACAAACGATGCGATTGCGGATGTTTTGGAAGGGATTTCTTTTAATGTTCACAAAGTCACAGAAAAACCAGTGACTTTAAAGATCCATGTGGATCATGCTAAGGGTTCTGCTCTTATCAAAGAATGGGTGGATGCGTATAATGAACTGATGAAGTTTTCAAAGGAAGTGATATCCGTTGAAAAAAATGCAAGAATCTCTGATAAAAAAGAAAGTGATGATTCCAAAGCCGCAGATATCTCCAAGGATTTTTGGGATAACAAATCCAAATCAGGAATCCTTGCTGGTGAAAATTCGATCCAGAGACTCATCGCTTCTTTAAAAACTACAGCTAACTCTTACTATCCGGCTCCGAAAGACAATGGATTTAAAGTTCTCACAGATATTGGAATTTCCACTGGGGCTGTAGGATCCAACTGGGAAAAAATCCAAGATGGACTTTTACAAATCGACCAAGAAAGACTTGTTTCCGTCCTTTCTGAAAACCCAGATGGGGTTCGTGATTTATTTGCCTCTGACCCGAATAACGATGCGAAGATGGAAGAAGGGGTTGGAATTCGATTATTAGAAATCCTAAGACCTTACAATCAATATGCTTCTGGAATTGTCACAAGCAAAGTAAAACTTTTAGAAGAAAGTGTTGCAGGAAACAATAAAAAAATTAAAGAACATGAGTCTCATCTCATTAGTTTTGAAGCCAAACTGAAACAACGGTTTCTCTACATGGAACAAGGTGTAGGGAAAAACAAATCAGTGGGTAATTATTTGCAGAATAATATGTTTAGAGGTAACGGTGGGGAATGATGAATATTTATATCAACGAACAACAATTAGATACTAAACTCGATGGCGAAACAAACCTCGGCCAAGTATTGGATGAAATTCAGAAATGGATTGAATCCAATGGAAAGTATCTTCGTCATTTCACGGTCAATGGTAAAGAACTGAACCGTTCTGATCTAAATGCTGTGGGTGTAGACGAAACAGAACGTTTGGATTTATTTGTGGGTGAAGAATTAGATGTCATTGAAGATAGCCTTTGGGAAGTCGATAACTACGTAGACAAAGTGGGAACCACTCTTGTCGGTCGTGATTCTTTGACGGAAAAAGAAACCGAAGATTTAAAAGAAGGAATCCCTTGGATCATTTCCATGATCCAAACTACCACTAAAATTCTAAATTTAAACCTAACCCTCATCCAACCTATGGGGAAAGGAAAAAACGTCGAAGAAATTTTAGAGTCCTTACAAAATGGATCGGAAGTTTTAGATTCCACTAAAGCCATTGAAACCTTTTTAGAAGACCTTCGTGATGTAAAACTTTTCCTTTTGGATCTTAGCACTCGCCTTGCTGTGATGCGTATGGACGAAA
The sequence above is drawn from the Leptospira sp. WS4.C2 genome and encodes:
- a CDS encoding FAD-binding oxidoreductase, translating into MDFTKTKTDLGQLIGDKKVIQKNDGTMDEALFNSYGTDRTKVYPPNYQVLVFPESTEDVAAIVSYAYKNEIAVVPSGGRTGYAGGAVAKNGEIVVSLSKMDKVFDFDPFLGTLHVQAGMITKNLHKEAEERGFYFPVDFASTGSSHIGGNIATNAGGVRVVHYGLIRDWVLGLTVVNGKGEVYRFNGEILKNNTGYDLKHLFIGSEGTLGIITETVVKLTKPPKDIRVIFLAVPEYKNILEIFRETHNFDLPLLAFEFLTDYCLEKVKEHLGVPDPFQTPSKYYVLMEFEVSGESDEEKLYSILESITEKELITDGSIAQNSRQNETFWKYREGISESLSLAYTVHKNDISLPLRNMEAFLDEMTDLLTSKYQGFHIALFGHIGDGNLHLNIVKPKDLSDAEFFTKCKQVDPEMFTLIQKFKGSISAEHGIGLLKKDYLNFSRSESEIETMRAIKLAFDPKGILNPGKVL
- the ppk1 gene encoding polyphosphate kinase 1 — encoded protein: MTASPKEKIELGNQNIFFDRELSWVDFNHRVLEESFDKENPLLERLKFLCITESNLDEFFMVRVAGLLNLKNAGIEERSLNGKRTSETVAELYSKVGEFVKGQYESLNEILIELKENKIVVVQDPSELAGDDIQFVKNYYKREVSSILTPLAIDPSHPFPHILNRTLNLGITLYSDDDKNKAKELFAIVQVPSVLPRFLQLPPNKETDVRRYFPLEEIIKLHLGDLFYGMNVKQIHTFKIVRDADISINEEQNIGDLLTTMKNELKNRMWGDAVRLDVHSGAGHIKELLRGLLELEEYQVMEIPTLLSLNDMMFFQGLEKTSHLKYSYPVPKSGFAAKKSESIFSEIRKNDHLLHHPYESFKSIEDMLKIASQDPKVLAIKMTLYRTSGDSPIIQFLGEAAENGKQVTVLVELKARFDEERNIRWAKKLEDSGVHVVYGVVGLKIHCKMLLIVRREDDKLNRYVHLGTGNYNSTTARFYTDISLFTANPEITEDVAILFNTITSSGKMPRLSKIYAAPTFLKEEFLHLIQRETDNAKNGKQARVIFKMNSLVDPDVILKLYEASQAGVKIDLIIRGICCLRPGIPGVSDRISVRSIVGRYLEHSRIYSFENGGKPEVYLASADCMPRNFLRRIEVMFPILQDKHRKRIGKILELLLRDNTQARVLESDGSYTRLTPGDDDPAVNSQIDMVDI
- the fliD gene encoding flagellar filament capping protein FliD, with the translated sequence MPAYTMPGLMTGQNTNDIVKKLVELERRPIRRWETENEYAKAQMQIWGEVKNLTTNLQTKTRALVSFTAPFATKSVSSSEEGVITGEASRAAKSGNRALEITEMASKHQLSGVAIDTDIRLPEGSFTIYSGKSKETVTFPGGGLPELTQAIKNMAGGLAETSLIKIDKDSSILTVTSVKTGKKNELQFSDPNGILKLAGLVGENKAGLENTNQLLSLDLLNSKVWEPTKFKKSETETEKLLQTEEGISIKADTAFAVPIAVTEIKERAFVEIEIVGEAPAVMELGIGFEKEGSVRNKFLPISKTESKYIFPAGDYAADKNLTTIILSNAATTPVLIKSVTLVTPPAPGTAEPVKVLQEGKDLKIKIDGVEITRETNDAIADVLEGISFNVHKVTEKPVTLKIHVDHAKGSALIKEWVDAYNELMKFSKEVISVEKNARISDKKESDDSKAADISKDFWDNKSKSGILAGENSIQRLIASLKTTANSYYPAPKDNGFKVLTDIGISTGAVGSNWEKIQDGLLQIDQERLVSVLSENPDGVRDLFASDPNNDAKMEEGVGIRLLEILRPYNQYASGIVTSKVKLLEESVAGNNKKIKEHESHLISFEAKLKQRFLYMEQGVGKNKSVGNYLQNNMFRGNGGE